In one window of Helianthus annuus cultivar XRQ/B chromosome 17, HanXRQr2.0-SUNRISE, whole genome shotgun sequence DNA:
- the LOC110900480 gene encoding uncharacterized protein LOC110900480, with the protein MPAIELTSPYSIELANVKPITSHQIIRDCPLILNDHQFLIDLLPVELGSFDIVVEMDWLSKYKAEIICEQKMGEKSGTILNLISHLKVLKGIHQGCDVFLASVMTTEPEEQRIKDIPIVCDYPDVFPDELPGLPPNRQVEFRIDLIPGAAPIAKAPYCLAPSEMR; encoded by the exons ATGCCGGCTATTGAATTAACAAGTCCCTATTCCATAGAACTTGCTAACGTTAAACCTATAACTAGTCACCAAATCATTCGTGATTGTCCTTTAATTCTTAACGACCACCAATTCCTTATTGACCTACTACCGGTagagctcggaagtttcgatatAGTAGTGgaaatggactggttgtccaagtacaAGGCGGAGATTATATGTGAGCAAAAGATG GGAGAGAAGTCTGGTACCATATTAAACCTTATATCCCACCTTAAAGTGTTGAAAGGTATACATCAAGGATGTGATGTGTTCTTAGCAAGTGTAATGACGACCGAACCAGAAGAACAACGTATTAAGGATATTCCAATAGTGTGTGATTACCCAGACGTGTTTCCTGATGAATTGCCCGGATTGCCACCCAATCggcaagtcgagttccgtatcgaCTTAATACCGGGAGCAGCTCCAATTGCAAAAGCCCCTTACTGTTTAGCACCTTCAGAGATGCGATAA